In Synechococcus sp. CC9616, the following are encoded in one genomic region:
- a CDS encoding NAD(P)H-quinone oxidoreductase subunit 5, which translates to MSSAAELAWLIPLLPLLGAVITGLGLISFNRTINRLRKPVALLLISCVGAAAVISYAVLAGQLAGAPAVEHLFVWASAGNFSLPMGYVVDPLAAVMLSLVTTVALLVMVYSHGYMAHDKGYVRFFTYLALFSSSMLGLIISPNLLEIYVFWELVGMCSYLLVGFWYDRDGAAHAAQKAFVVNRVGDFGLLLGILGLFWATGSFDFQGIADGLQQALSTGAVPMWAALALCILVFLGPMAKSAQFPLHVWLPDAMEGPTPISALIHAATMVAAGVFLVARLDPLYGLFPSIQAMIAVVGTITCFLGATIALTQMDLKKGLAYSTVSQLGYMMLAMGCGAPVAGLFHLVTHAFFKAMLFLGSGSVIHAMEEVVGHEPALAQDMRLMGGLRKKMPITAITFLIGCVAISGIPPLAGFWSKDEILGQAFNSFPLLWLVGFITAGMTDFYMFRLYFLTFEGEFRGNDKAMQTQLLVSAGKNPDEHHAHGGSVHESAWSMTAPLAVLAVPSVLIGLLGAPWNSRFAALLNPAEAVEMAEHFSWEEFLPLAGASVAISATGITIAVLAYALHKLDLGQLVAARFPVINAFLANKWYLDAINERLFVRGSRKLAREVLEVDAKVVDGVVNLTGLLTLGSGEGLKYLENGRAQFYALIVFAGVIGLVVLFGVLGGPIA; encoded by the coding sequence ATGTCTTCGGCTGCTGAACTCGCTTGGCTGATCCCCCTGCTGCCGCTCCTTGGAGCGGTGATCACCGGTTTGGGACTGATCAGCTTCAATCGCACGATCAACCGACTGCGCAAACCGGTTGCCCTGCTGCTGATCTCCTGCGTCGGAGCTGCAGCGGTCATCAGTTATGCGGTGTTGGCAGGACAACTGGCTGGAGCTCCAGCTGTTGAACATCTGTTTGTCTGGGCGAGCGCCGGCAACTTCAGCCTGCCCATGGGCTACGTGGTGGATCCGCTGGCTGCAGTGATGCTGTCTCTGGTGACCACCGTCGCCCTGCTGGTGATGGTGTACTCCCACGGCTACATGGCCCACGACAAGGGTTATGTCCGTTTTTTCACCTATCTGGCGCTGTTCAGCAGCTCAATGCTGGGGCTGATTATCAGCCCGAACCTGCTTGAGATCTATGTGTTCTGGGAGCTGGTGGGCATGTGCTCCTATCTGCTGGTCGGCTTCTGGTACGACCGCGATGGTGCGGCCCACGCGGCCCAGAAGGCCTTTGTTGTGAACCGCGTCGGCGACTTCGGCCTTCTGCTCGGCATCCTTGGCCTGTTCTGGGCCACGGGCAGTTTCGATTTCCAGGGAATCGCAGACGGCCTGCAGCAAGCACTCAGCACCGGAGCGGTTCCGATGTGGGCGGCCCTGGCTCTCTGCATCCTGGTGTTTCTGGGACCGATGGCAAAGTCAGCCCAGTTCCCACTGCACGTGTGGTTGCCGGATGCAATGGAGGGCCCCACACCCATCTCTGCTCTGATCCACGCCGCCACGATGGTTGCGGCCGGGGTGTTTCTTGTGGCTCGCCTGGATCCCCTCTATGGATTGTTTCCCTCCATCCAGGCAATGATCGCCGTGGTGGGCACCATCACCTGCTTCCTGGGGGCGACGATCGCTCTCACCCAGATGGACCTGAAGAAGGGACTGGCCTACAGCACCGTGTCCCAGCTCGGCTACATGATGCTGGCGATGGGATGCGGTGCACCGGTGGCTGGCTTGTTCCACCTGGTGACCCACGCTTTTTTCAAAGCCATGCTCTTCCTTGGCTCGGGATCCGTCATCCATGCGATGGAAGAGGTGGTCGGCCATGAGCCGGCCCTTGCCCAGGACATGCGCCTAATGGGTGGTTTGCGCAAGAAGATGCCGATCACAGCCATCACGTTTCTGATCGGTTGCGTTGCGATTAGCGGAATTCCTCCCCTCGCTGGCTTCTGGAGCAAGGATGAAATTCTCGGGCAAGCGTTCAACAGCTTTCCCCTTCTCTGGCTGGTGGGCTTCATCACCGCTGGGATGACGGACTTCTATATGTTCCGCCTCTATTTCCTCACCTTTGAGGGAGAGTTCCGCGGGAATGACAAAGCCATGCAGACCCAGCTTCTGGTGTCTGCAGGCAAGAACCCCGATGAGCATCACGCCCACGGTGGCAGCGTGCATGAGTCGGCCTGGTCGATGACGGCTCCTCTCGCCGTTCTCGCAGTTCCCTCCGTCCTGATCGGGCTACTCGGCGCCCCCTGGAACAGTCGCTTCGCGGCCCTGCTCAATCCGGCCGAAGCGGTTGAGATGGCTGAGCATTTCAGCTGGGAGGAATTCCTGCCATTGGCTGGAGCATCCGTGGCGATCTCCGCAACTGGCATCACCATCGCCGTGCTGGCCTATGCCCTCCACAAACTCGACCTGGGCCAGCTGGTGGCGGCTCGTTTTCCAGTGATCAATGCCTTTCTCGCAAACAAGTGGTATCTCGACGCCATCAACGAGCGACTGTTCGTGAGAGGAAGCCGCAAACTTGCGCGTGAGGTGCTCGAAGTCGACGCCAAGGTCGTTGACGGAGTTGTAAACCTGACCGGTCTGCTGACCCTTGGAAGTGGCGAGGGCTTGAAGTACCTCGAAAACGGACGTGCCCAGTTCTATGCACTGATCGTGTTCGCAGGAGTGATCGGGCTGGTTGTGCTGTTCGGCGTCCTGGGTGGACCCATCGCTTGA
- a CDS encoding NAD(P)H-quinone oxidoreductase subunit 4 — MIEFAVAGLTEPVNATVPWLSLSILFPIVGALLVPFIPDSGNGRQVRWYSLGITLVTFLITVAAYLNGYDPSLSGLQLAERVSWLPDLGLTWAVGADGLSMPLILLTSFITTLACLAAWPVSFKPKLFYFLLLAMDGGQIAVFAVQDMLLFFLAWELELIPVYLLLAIWGGKKRQYAATKFIIYTAGSSLFILLAALAMGFFGGGTPNFEYTTLAAKDFGTGFQLLCYAALLIAFGVKLPIVPLHTWLPDAHGEATAPVHMLLAGILLKMGGYALLRFNCELLPAAHSQFAPLLIVLGVVNIIYAALTSFAQRNLKRKIAYSSISHMGFVLIGIGSFSALGTSGAMLQMISHGLIGASLFFLVGATYDRTHTLQLDEMGGVGQKMRVMFALWTVCSLASLALPGMSGFVSELMVFAGLATDEAYTLPFRIVICGLAAVGVVLTPIYLLSMLREIFFGKERADLVSHTNLVDAEPREVYIIDCLLVPIIGIGLYPRLMTDSYRSSIEALVSRDVDAMERISRPTAPIIRSQPSVPALLKAPELPG; from the coding sequence GTGATCGAGTTTGCAGTCGCCGGGCTGACAGAGCCTGTGAACGCGACCGTTCCCTGGCTAAGCCTCTCAATTCTTTTCCCGATCGTGGGGGCTTTGCTGGTTCCGTTCATTCCGGATTCCGGGAATGGACGCCAGGTTCGCTGGTATTCACTCGGCATCACGTTGGTGACCTTTCTGATCACCGTTGCTGCCTACCTGAACGGCTATGACCCAAGCCTCAGCGGCCTGCAACTGGCCGAGCGCGTCAGCTGGCTGCCGGACCTCGGGCTGACATGGGCCGTTGGCGCCGACGGTTTGTCGATGCCCCTCATCCTGCTGACCAGTTTCATCACCACGCTGGCCTGCCTGGCGGCTTGGCCTGTGAGCTTCAAACCGAAGCTGTTCTACTTCCTGCTGCTGGCGATGGATGGCGGCCAGATCGCCGTCTTCGCCGTCCAGGACATGTTGTTGTTCTTCCTAGCCTGGGAGCTGGAACTGATCCCGGTCTATCTGCTGCTGGCCATCTGGGGAGGCAAGAAACGTCAGTACGCAGCGACGAAATTCATCATCTACACCGCTGGCAGCTCCCTGTTCATTCTTTTGGCCGCACTGGCGATGGGATTCTTCGGCGGCGGAACACCGAACTTCGAGTACACCACTCTCGCTGCCAAGGATTTCGGAACGGGCTTTCAGCTGCTCTGCTACGCCGCCCTGTTGATCGCCTTTGGCGTGAAATTGCCAATTGTTCCCCTGCATACCTGGCTCCCGGATGCTCACGGGGAAGCAACGGCGCCGGTTCACATGCTCCTCGCAGGCATCCTGCTGAAAATGGGCGGCTATGCCTTGCTGCGCTTCAACTGTGAATTGCTTCCAGCCGCACATTCACAGTTCGCACCGCTGTTGATTGTTCTTGGTGTCGTCAACATCATCTACGCGGCGCTCACCTCGTTCGCCCAAAGAAACCTGAAGCGCAAGATCGCCTACAGCTCCATCAGTCATATGGGCTTTGTGCTGATCGGCATCGGCAGTTTCAGTGCCCTTGGCACCAGTGGGGCCATGCTCCAGATGATCAGTCATGGACTGATCGGCGCCAGTTTGTTCTTCTTGGTGGGGGCCACCTACGACCGAACCCACACCCTCCAACTCGATGAAATGGGAGGCGTGGGCCAGAAGATGCGCGTGATGTTCGCCCTCTGGACCGTTTGCTCACTGGCATCGCTCGCCCTTCCCGGCATGAGTGGCTTCGTGAGTGAGCTGATGGTGTTTGCCGGCCTGGCCACAGACGAGGCTTACACCCTTCCGTTCCGCATCGTGATCTGTGGCCTCGCGGCCGTTGGTGTGGTGCTCACGCCGATTTATCTGCTTTCGATGCTGAGGGAGATCTTCTTCGGCAAAGAGCGCGCTGATCTTGTCTCCCACACCAACCTGGTGGATGCCGAGCCCCGCGAGGTATATATCATCGATTGCCTTCTCGTTCCGATCATCGGGATTGGTCTCTATCCCCGCCTGATGACCGACAGCTATCGCTCCTCGATCGAAGCCTTGGTGAGCAGGGATGTTGACGCCATGGAACGCATCAGTCGGCCGACCGCTCCGATCATCCGAAGTCAGCCGTCCGTGCCGGCCCTGCTCAAGGCCCCGGAGCTGCCTGGCTGA
- a CDS encoding lipopolysaccharide assembly protein LapA domain-containing protein, which yields MRQINFGLIFAFGLLMVFFTLENTTATTVHLLPGVQQTMPLAGLLLLVAGIGAVSAWFFAAWTGMLTNVDQLSNASEVEAQQVQIQELESDLSRYRSTVETQLGLLPATTASSTEPTDSADN from the coding sequence ATGCGCCAGATCAATTTCGGCCTGATCTTTGCCTTTGGACTGTTGATGGTGTTCTTCACCCTGGAGAACACCACGGCGACAACGGTCCATCTCCTGCCAGGCGTTCAGCAGACCATGCCACTGGCTGGATTGCTACTTCTGGTTGCGGGTATCGGAGCGGTATCCGCCTGGTTCTTTGCTGCCTGGACCGGCATGCTCACCAATGTGGATCAACTCAGCAATGCCAGCGAGGTCGAGGCGCAGCAGGTCCAGATTCAAGAGCTGGAAAGCGATCTCAGCCGTTATCGCTCCACGGTGGAGACCCAGCTGGGCCTGCTACCTGCCACCACGGCGAGCAGCACTGAGCCAACGGATTCAGCTGACAATTGA
- a CDS encoding segregation/condensation protein A — translation MQQTGASAGADVGARLAIRLLQDAAESGELDPWDVDVIAVIDGFLDQLSQRIAVPKQVAAAIAGRGGSYERDLADSSEAFLAASVLVGLKAELLEASVLPPAPEIEEGFDAEFEDQGWLDPAFDLPRRPERHLQRRPVAPPPLRRPVTLGELIEQLESIAEQLESDELQQKRRQRQKRYSDREAIAQVANLAHREKLPETTAALGVFLNGWEEALNWLDFEALVDQWRDAAAADLDTDRVGVFWALLFLSSQGRVELEQLEWLHAPLRLRRIPAAGSVTQLPISNLDVPASVPTSGPVAA, via the coding sequence TTGCAACAGACGGGAGCGAGCGCTGGAGCTGATGTCGGCGCCCGTCTGGCCATCCGTCTGCTTCAAGATGCCGCTGAAAGTGGTGAACTCGACCCCTGGGATGTTGATGTCATCGCTGTCATTGACGGCTTTCTCGATCAGCTCAGCCAACGAATCGCCGTACCGAAACAGGTTGCCGCTGCCATCGCCGGCCGCGGAGGCAGTTACGAACGCGATCTCGCCGACAGCAGCGAAGCCTTTCTGGCGGCCTCCGTCCTCGTTGGACTGAAGGCGGAACTGCTTGAAGCCAGCGTTCTTCCCCCGGCACCGGAGATCGAAGAGGGCTTTGACGCTGAATTCGAGGATCAAGGTTGGTTGGATCCTGCCTTCGACCTGCCGCGACGTCCCGAGCGTCATCTGCAGCGCCGTCCTGTGGCACCGCCGCCATTACGGCGGCCGGTCACCCTTGGCGAGCTGATCGAACAGCTGGAATCGATCGCGGAGCAACTGGAATCCGATGAGCTCCAACAGAAACGGCGCCAGCGTCAGAAGCGCTACAGCGATCGTGAAGCCATCGCCCAGGTGGCCAACCTGGCTCACCGTGAAAAGCTGCCGGAAACAACCGCGGCCCTTGGTGTCTTTCTCAACGGCTGGGAAGAGGCCCTGAACTGGCTTGATTTCGAAGCTCTCGTGGACCAGTGGCGCGATGCCGCTGCAGCAGACCTCGACACCGATCGGGTTGGCGTGTTTTGGGCTCTGTTGTTTTTGTCCTCCCAGGGACGGGTGGAGCTGGAACAACTGGAGTGGCTACATGCCCCCTTACGGCTGCGCAGGATTCCGGCGGCCGGATCCGTAACGCAATTGCCGATCAGCAATCTCGACGTGCCAGCTTCAGTGCCGACCAGCGGCCCCGTGGCGGCCTGA
- a CDS encoding NDP-sugar synthase has translation MKAMILAAGKGTRVQPITHVIPKPMIPILQKPVMEFLLELLKEHGFKEVMVNVSHLAEEIENYFRDGQRFGVEIAYSFEGCIEDGELIGNALGSAGGLKKIQDFQHFFDDTFVVMCGDALIDLDLTEAVRRHREKGALASLVTKRVPKDQVSSYGVVVTDDEDRISHFQEKPKVDEALSDTINTGIYIFEPEIFDHIPSGVSFDIGSDLFPKLASIGAPFYAIPMDFEWVDIGKVPDYWQAIRSVLLGDVRQVEIPGKEVRPGVYAGLNVAADWNKINVTGPVYVGGMTKIEDGATIIGPSMIGPSCHICEGAVIDNSIIFDYSRIGAGVQLLEKLVFGRYCVGKDGDHFDLQEAALDWLITDARRQDLVEPSPQQKAMAELLGTDLTPAAS, from the coding sequence ATGAAGGCGATGATCCTTGCGGCTGGCAAAGGGACGAGGGTTCAGCCGATCACCCATGTGATCCCCAAACCCATGATTCCCATCCTGCAGAAGCCGGTGATGGAATTCCTCCTTGAGCTGCTCAAGGAGCACGGGTTCAAAGAAGTGATGGTGAATGTCTCTCACCTGGCCGAAGAAATTGAAAATTATTTTCGGGACGGTCAACGCTTTGGCGTGGAGATCGCTTACAGCTTTGAGGGCTGCATTGAAGATGGTGAGCTGATCGGCAACGCCCTGGGATCAGCTGGCGGACTGAAGAAGATTCAGGATTTTCAACACTTCTTCGACGACACCTTCGTCGTGATGTGCGGCGATGCTCTGATTGATCTGGACCTCACCGAAGCGGTGCGACGACATCGCGAGAAGGGTGCACTGGCCAGTCTGGTCACCAAGAGAGTTCCCAAAGATCAGGTGAGCAGCTACGGCGTTGTCGTGACTGACGATGAAGACAGAATCTCTCATTTCCAGGAAAAGCCGAAGGTTGATGAAGCCCTCAGCGACACGATCAACACGGGTATCTACATCTTCGAACCGGAAATTTTTGATCACATCCCTTCCGGTGTTTCGTTCGACATCGGCTCGGATCTGTTTCCGAAGTTGGCATCAATCGGTGCACCCTTTTATGCCATCCCCATGGATTTTGAATGGGTGGACATCGGCAAGGTTCCTGATTACTGGCAGGCCATCCGAAGTGTGCTTCTAGGGGATGTGCGTCAGGTTGAAATTCCAGGCAAGGAAGTTCGTCCTGGTGTTTACGCCGGTCTGAACGTCGCAGCGGATTGGAACAAGATCAATGTCACCGGCCCTGTGTACGTGGGTGGCATGACCAAAATCGAAGATGGAGCGACCATCATTGGGCCATCAATGATTGGCCCCAGCTGCCACATCTGTGAAGGGGCCGTGATTGATAACTCGATCATCTTTGACTACTCACGCATCGGCGCAGGGGTGCAATTGCTTGAGAAGCTTGTGTTCGGCCGCTACTGCGTTGGCAAGGATGGGGACCACTTCGATCTTCAAGAAGCGGCTCTGGACTGGCTGATCACCGATGCCCGCCGTCAGGACCTGGTGGAGCCCTCTCCACAGCAGAAAGCCATGGCAGAACTGCTGGGAACCGACCTCACCCCGGCAGCGAGCTGA
- a CDS encoding methylenetetrahydrofolate reductase, with product MKTALQRVLEAGKAAITAEVMPPRGADPVHTLAMATDLSGRVHAINVTDGSRAVMRMSSLAVCRLLLDAGLEPVWQLACRDRNRIALQSDLLGAHALGIRNLLCLTGDPVKAGDQQTARPVNEFESVKLLGQVDAFNRGEDPNGGSLADGATELFAGCAADPQSRSWSGLQRRLMRKREAGARFVQTQMVMDPQALERFQKELAGPMEIPVLAGVFLLKSAKNARFINRVVPGACIPEELISRLEGAPNPAEEGVAIASEQVRRYTGIVQGVHLMAIKAEERIPLILEMAGFSSLPG from the coding sequence TTGAAGACGGCGCTACAGCGCGTTTTAGAAGCAGGGAAAGCCGCGATCACTGCGGAGGTGATGCCGCCTCGTGGGGCTGATCCTGTCCATACCTTGGCTATGGCAACCGATCTGAGTGGGCGTGTTCATGCCATCAACGTGACCGATGGCAGTCGGGCGGTGATGCGGATGAGCAGCCTTGCCGTGTGTCGGTTGCTGCTCGATGCCGGCCTGGAGCCGGTGTGGCAACTTGCATGTCGCGATCGCAATCGCATCGCGCTTCAGTCGGATCTGCTCGGAGCCCATGCGCTTGGGATCCGAAATCTTCTCTGCCTGACGGGCGATCCGGTCAAAGCCGGAGATCAGCAGACGGCTCGCCCTGTGAATGAGTTCGAGTCCGTGAAGCTGCTGGGTCAGGTGGACGCCTTCAATCGCGGCGAAGATCCCAACGGGGGCTCACTGGCAGATGGCGCGACCGAGCTGTTCGCTGGATGTGCGGCCGATCCCCAATCCCGGAGCTGGAGCGGACTGCAGCGACGACTGATGCGCAAACGCGAGGCTGGCGCCCGCTTCGTTCAGACGCAGATGGTGATGGATCCGCAGGCTCTGGAGCGTTTTCAGAAGGAACTGGCAGGGCCGATGGAGATACCCGTGCTCGCTGGCGTGTTTCTGCTGAAGTCGGCGAAGAATGCACGATTCATCAACCGTGTGGTGCCGGGTGCCTGCATCCCTGAAGAGTTGATCTCCCGTTTGGAAGGCGCTCCAAATCCAGCCGAGGAAGGCGTGGCGATTGCCTCTGAACAGGTGCGCCGTTACACCGGCATTGTTCAGGGAGTGCACCTCATGGCCATCAAGGCAGAGGAGAGAATTCCCCTGATTCTTGAGATGGCTGGTTTCAGCTCGCTGCCGGGGTGA
- a CDS encoding LuxR C-terminal-related transcriptional regulator — protein sequence MTSAESSDPLNISLSTREIEIIELVAEGLTNQEIADKLTISKRTVDNHVSNVFTKTGSKNRVALLNWAMDNGRICRDGFNCCALPEAEHHEP from the coding sequence ATGACATCCGCTGAATCGTCCGATCCCCTCAACATTTCCCTGTCCACCCGGGAAATCGAAATTATCGAATTGGTTGCTGAAGGCCTCACCAATCAGGAGATTGCTGACAAGCTCACCATCAGCAAGCGGACGGTGGATAACCACGTGAGCAACGTCTTCACCAAAACCGGTTCAAAGAATCGCGTGGCGCTGTTGAACTGGGCGATGGACAACGGCAGGATCTGCCGCGATGGATTCAACTGCTGCGCCCTCCCCGAGGCTGAGCACCACGAACCCTGA
- a CDS encoding CYTH domain-containing protein, protein MALEIERRFLVTGDDWRSLAGPPQTLRQGYLASSAEGITVRIRMKSDGLAWLTLKAAADSSGIARHEFEYSIPADDAEALWALAPHRLEKTRYALELEGGDWVVDCFSGNNAPLVLAEVELDRADRALRLPNWCGKELTGESRWANAVLASQPLTSWSAQERRRFGLL, encoded by the coding sequence ATGGCACTGGAGATCGAGCGCCGCTTTCTGGTCACGGGTGACGATTGGAGATCGCTTGCAGGACCACCGCAGACGCTGCGCCAGGGATATCTGGCCTCGAGTGCTGAGGGAATCACAGTGCGCATTCGGATGAAGAGCGATGGCTTGGCCTGGCTCACGTTGAAGGCCGCCGCAGATTCCAGTGGCATCGCCCGCCATGAGTTCGAATATTCGATCCCAGCTGATGACGCGGAAGCTCTCTGGGCGCTGGCCCCCCACCGCCTTGAGAAGACCCGTTACGCCCTTGAGCTCGAGGGTGGTGACTGGGTGGTGGATTGCTTTTCCGGCAATAATGCTCCGTTGGTTCTGGCGGAGGTTGAACTGGACCGAGCTGATCGGGCCCTCAGGTTGCCGAACTGGTGCGGCAAGGAGCTGACCGGGGAGTCCCGCTGGGCCAATGCCGTCCTGGCTTCTCAGCCGCTAACTAGCTGGTCAGCGCAGGAGCGTCGTCGTTTTGGCCTGCTCTGA